Proteins encoded together in one Psychrobacter sp. 28M-43 window:
- a CDS encoding glutamate synthase subunit beta: MAKRLENNFQFLDVPRFDPTKKDIATRSTEFVEIYKPFENEAVAQQAHRCLECGNPYCEWKCPVHNYIPNWLKLATEGQIFQAAELCHRTNTLPEVCGRVCPQDRLCEGACTLNDGFGAVTIGNVEKYINDTAFALGWRPDMSEVVWTDKKVAIIGAGPAGLGCADILVRNGVKPVVFDKRPEIGGLLTFGIPEFKMEKDVMRNRRVIFEDMGIEFRLETEIGTDVTIDELLAEYDAVFMGMGTYTYMRGGFAGEELTGVYDALDYLIANVNRCNDWEKDAEEYIDFKGKKVVVLGGGDTAMDCNRTSIRQGAEKVVCAYRRDEENMPGSRREVVNAREEGVEFLFNRQPTEIIGLNGKVNGVKVVTTQLGAPDNRGRQRPEPIPNSEEIIPCDAVIMAFGFRPSPADWFESQKVGMDSSGRVLAAEKQTFKFQTQNPKIFAGGDMVRGSDLVVTAIWEGREAAEGILDYLEV; the protein is encoded by the coding sequence ATGGCAAAACGCTTAGAAAATAACTTCCAGTTTTTAGATGTACCGAGATTTGATCCAACCAAAAAAGACATTGCAACGCGTTCAACAGAGTTTGTTGAGATTTATAAGCCTTTCGAAAACGAAGCCGTTGCTCAGCAAGCGCACCGTTGTCTTGAGTGTGGTAACCCGTACTGCGAATGGAAATGTCCAGTACACAACTATATTCCTAACTGGCTAAAACTGGCCACAGAAGGTCAGATATTTCAGGCAGCTGAATTGTGCCACCGTACCAATACCTTGCCTGAAGTATGCGGACGAGTTTGCCCGCAAGATCGTCTGTGTGAAGGCGCTTGTACGTTAAATGATGGTTTTGGCGCAGTGACCATTGGTAATGTTGAAAAATATATCAACGATACTGCGTTTGCACTTGGCTGGCGTCCAGATATGTCTGAAGTCGTTTGGACAGATAAAAAAGTCGCTATCATTGGCGCAGGACCAGCAGGTCTGGGTTGCGCAGATATCCTGGTCAGAAATGGTGTCAAGCCAGTCGTCTTTGATAAGCGTCCTGAAATTGGTGGCTTACTGACATTCGGTATCCCTGAGTTCAAAATGGAAAAAGACGTCATGCGCAATCGCCGCGTGATCTTTGAAGACATGGGTATCGAATTCCGTTTAGAGACAGAGATTGGTACAGACGTCACCATTGATGAGCTATTGGCTGAGTATGACGCAGTGTTTATGGGTATGGGTACATACACCTATATGCGCGGCGGCTTCGCTGGTGAAGAGCTGACAGGCGTCTACGATGCACTAGATTACCTGATTGCCAACGTGAACCGTTGCAATGACTGGGAAAAAGACGCTGAAGAGTACATCGACTTTAAAGGTAAAAAGGTGGTGGTACTTGGTGGCGGCGATACAGCAATGGACTGTAACCGTACCAGTATCCGTCAAGGCGCCGAAAAAGTAGTTTGTGCTTATCGCCGTGACGAAGAAAACATGCCAGGTTCACGCCGTGAAGTGGTCAATGCTCGCGAGGAAGGCGTCGAGTTCTTATTTAATCGTCAGCCAACCGAAATCATCGGCTTAAACGGTAAAGTTAACGGCGTAAAAGTTGTTACTACTCAGTTAGGCGCACCAGACAACCGTGGTCGTCAACGCCCTGAACCAATTCCTAATTCTGAAGAGATCATCCCATGTGATGCAGTCATCATGGCATTTGGTTTTAGACCAAGTCCTGCTGATTGGTTTGAGTCTCAAAAAGTGGGGATGGACAGCTCTGGTCGCGTATTAGCAGCCGAAAAGCAAACCTTCAAATTCCAGACTCAAAATCCTAAAATCTTCGCTGGTGGCGATATGGTGCGCGGTTCTGACTTGGTTGTGACGGCGATTTGGGAAGGCCGCGAAGCTGCGGAAGGTATTCTAGACTACCTAGAAGTGTAA